The Desulfatitalea tepidiphila genome window below encodes:
- a CDS encoding carbon-phosphorus lyase complex subunit PhnI, with translation MGYVAVKGGAAAIENAEQFSMIRRAGGASELLKPDQIREQLHFAVDRVMSEGSLYAPELAALAFKQAAGDSLEAAFILRSYRTTLPRLGYGAPMNTDGMRPIRRISAAFKDIPGGQLLGPTPDYTLRLLDFDLKDESPDHTRRMMARLFKDTELVDPLPERFPKVVDMLRREGLLVPRPSAGGKDDRLVDITRQALTFPAPRSAQLQTLARGETGGMLALAYSNMRGYGSVHPVIGELRVGYLPLRYCNHVTGEVETIGDMLVTEAEVISRIGETDGPARFSLGYGLCFGHNETKAIAMAVLDRAVATGEPATPSEDQEFVLTHVDGIESMGFCNHYKLPHYVTFQSELDRLRNIQAGQAKGEEIRS, from the coding sequence ATGGGGTATGTGGCCGTCAAGGGCGGTGCCGCCGCCATCGAAAATGCCGAACAGTTCAGCATGATCCGCCGGGCCGGCGGCGCCTCCGAACTGCTGAAACCCGATCAGATCCGCGAGCAGCTTCATTTCGCGGTGGATCGGGTGATGAGCGAGGGATCGCTCTACGCACCGGAGCTGGCGGCCCTGGCTTTCAAGCAGGCGGCCGGCGATTCCCTGGAAGCCGCATTTATTCTGCGCTCCTATCGCACCACGCTGCCGCGCCTGGGATACGGCGCACCCATGAACACCGACGGCATGCGCCCGATCCGCCGCATTTCAGCGGCCTTCAAGGACATCCCGGGCGGGCAGCTTCTCGGCCCCACACCGGATTACACGCTTCGGCTGCTGGATTTCGACCTGAAGGACGAATCGCCGGACCATACCCGCCGCATGATGGCCCGCCTGTTCAAGGATACCGAGTTGGTCGACCCGCTGCCCGAACGCTTTCCCAAGGTCGTCGACATGCTCCGAAGGGAAGGGCTGCTGGTACCCCGTCCATCGGCTGGCGGAAAAGACGATCGACTCGTGGACATCACCCGTCAGGCGCTCACCTTTCCGGCGCCGAGAAGCGCTCAGTTGCAGACCCTGGCGCGAGGCGAAACGGGCGGCATGCTGGCCCTGGCCTACTCCAACATGCGGGGCTACGGCTCGGTGCATCCGGTCATCGGCGAACTGCGGGTGGGTTATCTGCCGTTGCGATATTGCAATCACGTGACCGGCGAGGTGGAGACGATCGGCGACATGCTGGTGACCGAAGCCGAAGTCATTTCACGCATCGGGGAAACGGATGGCCCCGCGCGATTCAGCCTGGGTTACGGCTTGTGCTTCGGCCATAACGAGACCAAGGCCATCGCCATGGCCGTCCTGGATCGGGCCGTCGCCACCGGCGAGCCGGCCACGCCGTCCGAGGACCAGGAGTTCGTTCTGACCCATGTGGACGGCATCGAGTCCATGGGGTTCTGCAACCATTACAAGCTGCCTCATTATGTCACCTTCCAGTCGGAGCTGGACCGGCTGCGCAACATTCAGGCCGGTCAGGCAAAAGGAGAGGAGATCCGTTCATGA
- a CDS encoding haloalkane dehalogenase yields the protein MQVLRTPDDRFVDLPGFDFRPHYLHVPDGEGSELRVHYIDEGQDSAPPILLLHGEPSWCYLYRKMIGPIVDAGFRAVAPDLVGFGRSDKPASQKDYTYQRHVDWMRAVLDQLDLTRITLVCQDWGGLIGLRLLADQPERFDRVVVANTGLPTGDHPMSDAFLAWREYSRTIPEFHVGGIVRGACVTPLSNAVVAAYDAPFPDDTYKAGARIFPSLVPIAPDDPAAQANRDAWQALARFQKPFLTAFSDEDPITRGGEMVFRKMVPGARHCPHTTIKGGGHFLQEDQGGQLARVVIDFMRM from the coding sequence ATGCAAGTACTGCGCACGCCGGATGACCGTTTTGTCGATTTGCCGGGTTTCGATTTCAGGCCCCATTACCTGCACGTGCCGGATGGCGAAGGGAGTGAGCTGCGCGTGCATTATATAGATGAAGGCCAGGATTCGGCTCCTCCGATTCTCTTGCTGCATGGGGAACCATCCTGGTGTTACCTGTATCGAAAGATGATAGGGCCGATCGTCGATGCGGGTTTCCGGGCCGTGGCACCGGATCTGGTCGGCTTCGGCCGCTCGGACAAACCCGCCTCGCAGAAGGACTATACCTATCAACGCCACGTGGATTGGATGCGGGCGGTCTTAGATCAATTGGATTTGACGCGAATCACGCTGGTTTGTCAGGATTGGGGCGGCTTGATCGGTCTACGGCTGTTGGCCGATCAACCCGAGCGCTTTGACCGTGTGGTGGTGGCCAACACCGGCCTGCCCACGGGCGATCATCCCATGTCGGACGCCTTTCTGGCCTGGCGCGAATACTCCCGAACCATTCCCGAATTTCACGTCGGCGGCATCGTCAGAGGGGCCTGTGTGACCCCCCTTTCCAATGCGGTGGTCGCCGCTTACGACGCACCCTTCCCCGACGACACCTACAAAGCCGGCGCCCGCATCTTTCCGTCCCTGGTGCCCATTGCACCGGATGATCCGGCCGCCCAGGCCAACCGCGACGCTTGGCAGGCCCTGGCGCGTTTCCAAAAGCCTTTTCTGACGGCTTTCAGCGACGAAGACCCGATCACCCGGGGTGGCGAGATGGTGTTTCGCAAAATGGTTCCCGGTGCCCGGCACTGCCCCCATACCACCATCAAAGGCGGTGGCCATTTTCTGCAGGAGGACCAGGGCGGGCAATTGGCCCGGGTGGTCATCGACTTCATGCGGATGTAG
- a CDS encoding ATP-binding cassette domain-containing protein, whose translation MKPILRVRELTKRYGPGCPDCFDLTGADRGTNQCPRCKSILACRQVSFDLFPNEVLGVVGESGSGKSTVVRLLHFDFEPTAGRFYLDLKAGQQSGSALAIDPDQDLFALSAFHRRRIRNERMGIVYQNARMGLHLKVSAGGNIAERLLMAGWRHVGRMQSRAAQLLEQTEVPVRRMSEPPRNFSGGMQQRVQIAKALSTQPAVLLLDEVTTGLDVSVQARVLDLIRSLQQELGVATIVVSHDLGVIRLLTSRTIVMRHGCIVEAGLSDQILEDPQHPYTQLLVNSVL comes from the coding sequence TTGAAACCTATCCTTCGCGTCCGTGAGCTGACCAAACGATACGGCCCTGGTTGCCCGGATTGCTTCGACCTCACCGGCGCCGACCGGGGGACCAATCAGTGTCCCCGTTGCAAGTCGATCCTGGCCTGCCGCCAGGTTTCATTCGATCTCTTCCCCAACGAAGTGCTGGGCGTGGTCGGCGAGAGCGGCTCCGGTAAAAGTACGGTGGTGCGGCTGCTTCACTTCGATTTCGAGCCCACCGCGGGCCGGTTTTATCTCGATCTGAAGGCGGGTCAACAGAGCGGCAGCGCGCTGGCGATCGATCCGGACCAGGATCTTTTTGCGCTCAGCGCGTTTCACCGGCGCCGCATTCGCAACGAGCGCATGGGCATTGTCTATCAGAATGCCCGCATGGGCTTGCATCTGAAGGTGAGCGCCGGCGGCAACATCGCCGAGCGCCTGTTGATGGCCGGCTGGCGGCATGTAGGGCGCATGCAGTCCCGGGCGGCGCAATTGCTCGAACAGACCGAGGTGCCGGTGCGCCGCATGAGCGAGCCGCCGCGGAACTTTTCCGGCGGCATGCAGCAACGCGTGCAGATCGCCAAGGCACTCTCCACCCAACCGGCCGTATTGTTGCTCGACGAGGTGACCACGGGCCTGGACGTGTCGGTGCAGGCCCGGGTGCTCGATTTGATCCGCTCCCTGCAGCAGGAATTGGGCGTGGCGACCATCGTGGTCTCCCACGATCTGGGGGTCATCCGGCTGCTGACGTCGCGCACCATCGTCATGCGCCACGGGTGCATCGTCGAGGCCGGGCTTTCCGACCAGATCCTCGAAGACCCCCAGCATCCATATACCCAACTGCTGGTGAATTCCGTCCTCTAA
- a CDS encoding MarR family winged helix-turn-helix transcriptional regulator produces MNVEECIFFMLARANQAGTRYWNNCLTDMNITAVQAMVLNFLGHQDSVTSKELSERSGLDSATLTGVLDRLEASGLIERRPHPKDRRAIQVCLTFDGRDMVPRIQERLDRANQTFLATLSPEEQDELRRMLRAVRTVSPAPANAS; encoded by the coding sequence ATGAACGTCGAAGAGTGTATCTTTTTCATGCTCGCCAGGGCCAACCAGGCCGGCACTCGCTACTGGAACAACTGCCTGACCGACATGAACATCACCGCTGTGCAGGCCATGGTACTCAACTTCCTGGGGCATCAGGACAGTGTCACCTCAAAGGAGCTGAGCGAACGCAGCGGGCTGGACAGCGCCACCTTGACCGGCGTTCTGGACCGCCTCGAAGCATCCGGTTTGATCGAAAGACGGCCGCACCCCAAGGATCGGCGGGCTATCCAGGTCTGCCTGACGTTCGATGGCCGCGACATGGTGCCCCGGATTCAGGAGCGACTCGATCGGGCCAACCAAACCTTTCTGGCGACCCTCAGCCCCGAAGAGCAGGACGAATTGCGCCGCATGCTGCGGGCCGTGCGCACGGTTTCCCCGGCGCCGGCAAATGCATCGTGA
- the parA gene encoding ParA family partition ATPase yields MIISFVNQKGGVGKTTTAINLAASLARRNFSVVLVDADPQGSATRWQAVEDNRAFELFDLPDTILEEEFEILSDSCDFLLIDSPPGKSGRTRSILALSDTAIIPVSPSSLDIWSCQGTLEMVKAAQEQNPQLKVHFLVTKKIPGTRVARDIHDELEVFGVNALNSELGQRVAYVDAMKHGVSVTQFASGSKAAEEIEALCDEVLDMSSRVWTVAKEDLYPAASLEEEESEVMQSFDEQSYMPPEWRDSLA; encoded by the coding sequence ATGATTATCAGTTTTGTCAACCAAAAGGGCGGTGTCGGAAAAACGACCACGGCAATCAATCTGGCCGCCAGCCTGGCGCGGCGGAATTTCAGCGTCGTACTGGTCGATGCCGATCCACAGGGCAGCGCGACCCGGTGGCAGGCGGTTGAGGACAACCGGGCGTTCGAGCTCTTCGATCTGCCGGACACGATTCTCGAGGAAGAGTTCGAAATCCTCTCGGACAGCTGCGATTTCCTGCTCATCGATTCACCGCCTGGAAAAAGCGGTCGGACCCGGAGCATTCTGGCGCTATCCGACACGGCCATCATTCCGGTCAGCCCGAGCTCCCTGGACATCTGGTCCTGCCAGGGCACATTGGAAATGGTCAAGGCGGCTCAGGAACAAAATCCCCAACTGAAGGTTCATTTCCTGGTGACCAAAAAAATTCCCGGCACCCGCGTGGCACGCGACATTCACGATGAGCTGGAGGTCTTCGGCGTCAATGCGCTGAACAGTGAACTGGGCCAGCGCGTGGCCTACGTCGATGCCATGAAACACGGGGTCTCGGTGACCCAGTTCGCATCCGGCAGTAAAGCGGCGGAAGAGATCGAAGCCTTGTGCGACGAGGTGCTCGACATGTCTTCCCGGGTATGGACCGTCGCCAAAGAAGATCTCTATCCCGCTGCATCCCTGGAAGAAGAAGAATCGGAAGTGATGCAGTCTTTCGACGAACAGTCCTATATGCCGCCGGAGTGGCGGGATTCACTGGCCTGA
- a CDS encoding SH3 domain-containing protein yields MKKLIAFLVVVGFLFSIAAPMAVADRRGHYRPGYGHHVHHHSHVRVYHASPDHFWLGLGFGVLTGAMASSLYYYSPPPQRVVYYEPRTVVVPHSPVVVPPVRHRFGEAPEALYGQVAVTAAELNMRSQPDSESAVTGRVRKGEVLDVIESIPQWFYVRTPAGRYGWVMDRYTEPSQPVG; encoded by the coding sequence ATGAAAAAGTTAATTGCATTCCTGGTTGTTGTCGGTTTTTTATTTTCAATCGCTGCCCCCATGGCGGTGGCCGACCGCAGGGGCCATTACCGGCCCGGATACGGTCACCATGTTCACCACCACAGCCATGTTCGGGTATATCACGCTTCACCCGATCATTTCTGGCTGGGTCTCGGTTTCGGCGTGCTGACCGGCGCCATGGCATCCAGCCTTTATTACTACAGCCCGCCGCCTCAGCGGGTCGTTTATTATGAGCCCCGGACCGTTGTGGTTCCACATTCCCCGGTGGTGGTGCCGCCCGTTCGCCACCGTTTCGGGGAGGCGCCCGAAGCGCTTTACGGCCAAGTGGCGGTGACGGCGGCCGAGCTCAATATGCGCAGTCAGCCGGACAGCGAGAGTGCTGTCACCGGCAGGGTTCGCAAGGGCGAGGTGCTGGATGTCATCGAGAGCATTCCGCAATGGTTTTATGTCCGCACGCCGGCCGGTCGATACGGGTGGGTGATGGATCGATACACCGAGCCGTCGCAACCCGTGGGTTAA
- a CDS encoding alpha-D-ribose 1-methylphosphonate 5-phosphate C-P-lyase PhnJ, whose translation MTSGLPSEAMPPLTDWRDAMPSTRHRYSYAFLDEGAKREIRRKMLKAVAIPGCQVDFGSREMPIARGWGTGGLQLTLALIGPDDVLKVIDQGADDSVNAVNIKKFVQRVTDVPLTTDTAAATLIQTRHRIPESPLGPHQLLVFQVPIPEPLRLVEPSERRTRRMHAEADYSRMWLYLYEDIVKFKEITVGARYPVIVNRRYLMDPSPIPRWDVPKLNRGEALFLFCAGREKRIYAIPPHTEVTPLSFEDFAFRVEDFHGRRCERCGARHSFLDEVVDDESGRRTYTCSDTAFCDQRRRENRHGSR comes from the coding sequence ATGACATCCGGTCTGCCATCAGAAGCGATGCCGCCGTTGACGGACTGGCGCGACGCCATGCCTTCGACTCGCCATCGCTATTCCTATGCCTTTCTCGACGAGGGTGCCAAGCGCGAAATTCGCCGCAAGATGCTCAAAGCCGTGGCCATACCGGGTTGCCAGGTCGATTTCGGGTCCCGGGAGATGCCCATCGCCAGGGGCTGGGGGACCGGCGGGCTGCAGCTGACCCTGGCGCTCATCGGACCGGACGACGTGCTCAAGGTGATCGATCAGGGCGCGGACGACAGCGTCAATGCGGTCAACATCAAGAAATTCGTCCAGCGGGTCACCGATGTGCCCCTGACCACCGATACCGCCGCCGCCACCCTGATCCAGACCCGCCACCGCATTCCCGAGTCGCCATTGGGTCCGCATCAGCTCCTGGTGTTTCAGGTGCCGATTCCCGAGCCGTTGCGCCTGGTGGAGCCGTCCGAACGCAGGACCCGCAGGATGCACGCCGAAGCGGATTACAGCCGCATGTGGCTCTACCTTTACGAAGATATCGTCAAGTTCAAGGAGATCACGGTGGGGGCACGCTATCCGGTGATCGTCAACCGGCGCTACCTCATGGACCCCAGTCCCATTCCGCGCTGGGATGTGCCCAAACTCAACCGGGGCGAGGCCCTGTTTCTCTTCTGTGCCGGACGGGAAAAGCGCATCTACGCCATTCCGCCGCACACGGAAGTGACGCCCCTTTCCTTCGAAGACTTTGCTTTCCGGGTCGAGGATTTCCATGGCCGCCGCTGCGAACGCTGCGGCGCGCGCCATTCATTTCTGGATGAAGTCGTGGACGACGAGAGCGGCCGGCGAACCTATACGTGCTCGGATACGGCGTTTTGCGATCAGAGACGCAGGGAAAACCGCCACGGATCTCGATAG
- a CDS encoding B12-binding domain-containing radical SAM protein: MRVLMIADNTESINMPVLPLGMACVARAAEEAGHEVATLNLMRAEDLQQSLVPLLASFRPHVIGLSIRNIDDQVSQGTRFFLEPVKAIVDRCRRYSNAMIVLGGAGYSIFPTQVLAYLGVDMGIQGEGEASFVMLLERLARHDNLSDIPGLHCASRAISNPPAVEGHIDRFRLPDPDPRFFSPGSAAQEPIWMPFQTRRGCPLDCIYCSTAAIEGRRIRKRGIDEVIVSLEKFASAGYDHFYFVDNTFNLPVSYARRLCEAIVASGLNIRWRCILYPWKVEKSLVRAMAAAGCVEVSLGFESGSDTLLEKMNKRFRTADVRRIADLLGEAGVRRMGFLLLGLPGDTQTTIRQSLEFADSLNLEMVKVTIGARIYPNTALASYAVRTGYLSEVDSLLFPRFYLEKGMDAWIRGTLAAWIQERPNWVC; the protein is encoded by the coding sequence GTGCGCGTCTTGATGATCGCTGACAATACCGAATCGATCAACATGCCGGTTCTGCCCCTCGGCATGGCGTGCGTGGCCAGGGCCGCCGAAGAGGCGGGGCACGAGGTGGCGACACTCAATCTCATGCGCGCAGAAGACCTTCAGCAATCCCTGGTGCCTTTGCTCGCATCGTTTCGGCCCCATGTCATCGGCCTTTCCATTCGCAATATCGACGACCAGGTCTCCCAAGGCACCCGGTTTTTTCTCGAACCGGTCAAGGCGATCGTCGACCGCTGCCGCCGGTATTCCAATGCGATGATCGTTCTGGGAGGGGCGGGCTACAGCATCTTCCCCACCCAGGTGCTGGCCTATCTCGGGGTCGACATGGGCATCCAGGGCGAAGGCGAAGCCTCCTTTGTCATGCTGCTGGAGCGATTGGCCCGCCATGACAACCTCTCGGACATCCCGGGCCTGCACTGCGCGAGTCGTGCCATCTCAAATCCACCGGCCGTCGAGGGTCATATCGATCGATTTCGTCTGCCCGATCCTGATCCGCGGTTTTTTTCCCCTGGGAGCGCCGCCCAGGAGCCGATCTGGATGCCGTTTCAGACCCGTCGCGGTTGTCCCCTGGATTGCATCTACTGCTCCACCGCCGCCATTGAGGGCCGGCGGATCCGCAAGCGGGGCATCGATGAGGTGATCGTTTCCCTGGAAAAGTTCGCGTCGGCTGGCTACGATCATTTTTACTTCGTGGACAATACGTTCAATCTGCCGGTAAGCTATGCACGACGGCTCTGCGAGGCGATCGTTGCCTCGGGGCTGAACATCCGCTGGCGTTGCATCCTGTATCCCTGGAAGGTGGAAAAATCACTCGTGCGGGCGATGGCCGCGGCCGGTTGCGTTGAGGTCAGCCTCGGCTTCGAATCGGGATCGGACACCCTCCTCGAAAAGATGAACAAGCGCTTCCGCACCGCGGATGTGCGGCGTATTGCCGACTTGCTCGGAGAGGCGGGCGTCCGGCGCATGGGGTTTTTACTCCTCGGGCTTCCAGGGGATACCCAAACCACAATTCGACAAAGTTTGGAGTTTGCAGATTCCTTAAACCTGGAAATGGTCAAGGTGACCATCGGCGCGCGCATCTACCCGAATACCGCCCTGGCGAGCTACGCGGTGCGAACCGGCTATCTGTCTGAAGTGGATTCGCTTTTGTTCCCCCGATTTTACCTCGAGAAAGGCATGGACGCCTGGATCAGGGGAACCCTTGCCGCATGGATCCAGGAGCGCCCCAACTGGGTGTGTTAG
- a CDS encoding DapH/DapD/GlmU-related protein translates to MAETYSVRDSYGTAADPSPRIHASAEVTASVIGQYTDIGPGWTVLESCVGDYSYLAGNDGTLIYTDVGKFCSIASHVCINPGNHPMQRVTQHHCTYRRRRYGFAPTDDEAVFQWRRQSRCRVGHDVWIGAGAKVMAGVTIETGAVVGAGAVVTRDVAPYQVVAGVPARWVRMRFAPDIVDRLLRIAWWDWDRAALEQCFDHLSDVEKFLEIYG, encoded by the coding sequence ATGGCGGAAACTTACAGCGTTCGGGACTCCTATGGCACGGCCGCCGATCCGTCACCCCGGATTCATGCCTCGGCGGAGGTGACGGCCTCGGTGATCGGCCAATACACCGACATCGGTCCGGGCTGGACGGTGTTGGAATCCTGCGTGGGCGATTACAGCTATCTGGCCGGCAACGACGGCACCCTCATCTATACCGACGTAGGTAAATTTTGTTCGATCGCCTCCCATGTGTGCATCAACCCGGGCAACCACCCCATGCAGCGGGTCACCCAGCATCATTGCACCTACCGCCGCCGGCGTTATGGCTTTGCGCCTACGGACGACGAAGCAGTCTTTCAATGGCGCCGGCAGAGCAGATGCCGCGTCGGTCACGACGTATGGATCGGCGCCGGTGCAAAGGTGATGGCCGGCGTCACCATCGAAACCGGGGCCGTGGTGGGCGCCGGCGCGGTGGTGACCAGGGACGTGGCGCCGTACCAGGTGGTGGCGGGTGTGCCGGCAAGATGGGTCAGGATGCGTTTTGCACCCGACATCGTCGACCGATTGCTGCGCATCGCCTGGTGGGATTGGGACCGCGCCGCCCTGGAACAGTGTTTCGACCACTTGTCGGATGTGGAGAAATTTCTTGAAATATACGGATAG
- a CDS encoding CheR family methyltransferase gives MLSDQEFRQLLDDLDRPWAGFRKVRKGVKKRVRRHMEQLGCFRIEDYIEHIHRNPYARAECERCLMVTISRFFRDRRLWDYLQHHVLPTLIDRYQDGLAAWSAGCASGEEPYSLAMIYKEAAASFRFAAPLRILATDAEDAGLLRAAAGVYPASSLREIPEHLKTRYFLKVRNGRHWRIDPGLREDITWQVHHLLEAPPQGPFHLIFLRNNLLTYYQGAVMEDALAHIAVSLVPDGVLILGSHERLPTNDLAFIRSPACPWVYFRNKHRQQCNNLSAFNDYRD, from the coding sequence ATGTTGAGCGATCAAGAATTTCGGCAGCTGTTAGATGACCTGGATCGCCCTTGGGCCGGCTTTCGAAAAGTGCGCAAAGGGGTTAAGAAGCGGGTGCGGCGCCACATGGAACAGTTGGGGTGCTTTCGAATAGAAGACTATATAGAACACATTCACAGAAATCCATACGCACGCGCCGAATGCGAGCGGTGCCTGATGGTGACCATCAGCCGTTTTTTTCGCGATCGGCGGCTTTGGGATTACCTCCAACACCATGTACTGCCCACACTGATAGATCGATATCAAGATGGTTTGGCCGCCTGGTCGGCAGGGTGTGCAAGCGGCGAAGAACCGTATTCGCTGGCCATGATTTATAAAGAGGCGGCGGCATCGTTTCGATTCGCCGCACCCCTTCGCATCCTGGCCACCGATGCCGAAGACGCCGGTCTGCTGCGCGCCGCCGCCGGTGTGTATCCTGCGAGCAGTTTGAGAGAGATCCCCGAACATTTGAAGACCCGGTATTTTCTCAAAGTGCGCAACGGGCGGCACTGGCGCATCGATCCCGGCCTGCGGGAAGACATCACGTGGCAGGTGCATCATTTGCTGGAAGCGCCACCCCAGGGCCCCTTTCATTTGATTTTTCTACGCAACAATCTGCTGACCTATTACCAGGGAGCAGTAATGGAGGACGCTTTGGCACATATTGCGGTAAGCCTGGTCCCTGACGGCGTCCTGATCCTGGGGTCTCACGAACGGCTGCCCACCAATGACCTTGCATTCATACGGAGTCCCGCTTGCCCTTGGGTGTATTTTAGAAACAAGCATAGGCAGCAATGCAACAACCTTAGCGCTTTCAACGATTATCGCGATTGA
- the phnH gene encoding phosphonate C-P lyase system protein PhnH codes for MLQRTCQKNYRILLDAMSRPGRVARLAGIAEETPFASALAIGRCLLDHEVSLCAIGNDSAPALQSALVQATGAATGPSERADFLFIVGDRCNGAVEHAKRGRPESPEEGATLVYCLEDERKNRAPASVSQRLRIRLSGPGIAGTAGIMPEMAGIPQTEYEILMNVNADYPLGVDTFFVRPDGGVMALPRSTRIQVR; via the coding sequence ATGCTTCAGCGTACGTGTCAGAAGAATTATCGCATCCTGCTCGACGCCATGAGCCGTCCCGGCCGGGTGGCGCGACTGGCGGGGATTGCCGAAGAGACGCCGTTTGCCTCGGCCCTGGCCATCGGCCGTTGTCTGCTGGACCACGAGGTGAGCCTCTGTGCCATCGGAAACGACAGTGCCCCAGCGCTCCAATCCGCGCTGGTCCAGGCCACCGGGGCGGCGACCGGGCCCTCGGAAAGAGCCGATTTTCTCTTTATCGTCGGTGACCGCTGCAACGGGGCCGTCGAACACGCCAAACGCGGCCGGCCGGAATCTCCGGAGGAGGGTGCCACCCTGGTCTATTGTCTGGAAGACGAGCGTAAAAATAGGGCGCCGGCGTCGGTTTCCCAGCGCCTGAGGATTCGGCTGTCCGGACCGGGTATCGCCGGGACTGCGGGGATCATGCCGGAAATGGCCGGAATCCCTCAAACGGAATACGAGATATTGATGAACGTCAATGCCGACTATCCTTTGGGCGTGGATACCTTTTTCGTCCGGCCCGATGGTGGGGTGATGGCGCTGCCGCGCTCAACGCGCATCCAGGTGAGGTGA
- a CDS encoding phosphonate C-P lyase system protein PhnG, producing the protein MKYTDSEDRRTPPNGGESIKSRLLRVIGSAVSGQVAALLDGLWASGRFVVQREPRCGLIMCTVRDPFDTPFHLGEVLVSQAEVRCDRQPGCGVVCGDAPEQALLLAAVEAAELLGCAEMLAPVADAVRRLEQTKADHAARLSRLAAATRVRFDSMKKERVDFDSLGESCE; encoded by the coding sequence TTGAAATATACGGATAGTGAAGATCGACGGACACCGCCAAACGGCGGAGAGAGCATCAAAAGCCGTCTGCTCAGGGTCATCGGGTCGGCGGTTAGCGGCCAGGTCGCGGCGCTGCTCGACGGCCTGTGGGCGTCGGGCCGTTTTGTCGTTCAAAGGGAGCCGCGTTGCGGACTGATCATGTGCACCGTGCGTGACCCCTTCGACACCCCCTTTCATCTGGGAGAGGTGCTGGTCAGCCAGGCGGAAGTCCGGTGTGACAGGCAGCCGGGCTGTGGCGTGGTCTGCGGCGATGCGCCGGAGCAGGCGCTGCTGCTGGCGGCGGTGGAGGCGGCCGAGCTGCTTGGTTGCGCCGAGATGCTCGCTCCTGTCGCTGATGCCGTCAGGCGTCTCGAACAGACAAAGGCAGACCATGCGGCGCGGCTATCCCGGTTGGCCGCCGCCACCCGGGTGCGATTCGACTCCATGAAGAAAGAGCGTGTGGATTTCGATTCCCTGGGCGAATCGTGCGAGTGA
- a CDS encoding aldo/keto reductase has protein sequence MEYVSLGRTGLQVSRICLGMMTYGSSKWREWVLDEADARPIFKRAVELGINFFDTADMYSGGASEELTGKFVREFTRRDEVVVATKVFFPVDLAFAGGFGKTAQRSPNTSGLSRKRIFAALDASLKRLGLDHIDLYQIHRWDNATPIEETMETLHDVVRSGKVRYIGASSMWAWQFAKAQYVARSLGWTEFVSMQNHYNLLYREEEREMIPLCRDMGVALIPWSPLARGFLVGNRTAQDSTEGRTTRARTDAFAQQLYYREHDFALVARLTELAAERKESNARLAYAWLLHQPGVTAPIVGASKVAHIEDAVAATEVKLGPDELERLQAPYVPHPVLGHS, from the coding sequence ATGGAGTATGTGAGTTTGGGCCGCACCGGCCTTCAAGTGTCGCGCATCTGTCTGGGCATGATGACCTATGGCAGCTCCAAATGGCGTGAGTGGGTGCTCGACGAAGCCGACGCCCGGCCGATCTTCAAACGCGCCGTGGAGTTGGGAATCAACTTTTTCGATACGGCCGACATGTATTCCGGCGGCGCGTCAGAAGAACTGACCGGCAAGTTCGTGCGCGAATTCACCCGCAGGGACGAAGTAGTGGTCGCCACCAAGGTCTTTTTTCCGGTGGATCTGGCCTTTGCCGGCGGTTTTGGAAAGACGGCCCAGCGGTCGCCCAACACCAGCGGCTTGTCGCGCAAACGGATTTTCGCCGCGCTGGATGCATCGCTCAAACGGCTGGGACTCGACCATATCGACCTCTACCAGATCCACCGCTGGGACAACGCCACCCCCATCGAAGAGACCATGGAGACATTGCACGATGTGGTCAGGTCGGGCAAGGTGCGCTACATCGGTGCGTCGAGCATGTGGGCCTGGCAGTTCGCCAAGGCCCAATATGTTGCCCGCAGTCTCGGCTGGACCGAGTTCGTCTCCATGCAGAACCATTACAACCTGCTCTACAGGGAAGAAGAGCGCGAAATGATCCCCCTTTGCCGGGACATGGGAGTGGCCCTGATTCCCTGGAGCCCCCTGGCCAGGGGCTTCCTGGTCGGGAATCGCACCGCCCAGGACAGCACCGAAGGCCGCACCACGCGGGCCAGGACCGATGCGTTCGCCCAACAGCTCTACTACCGTGAGCACGATTTCGCCCTGGTCGCGCGTCTGACCGAGCTGGCGGCCGAGCGCAAGGAGAGCAATGCGCGCCTGGCCTATGCCTGGCTCCTGCACCAGCCCGGGGTGACCGCGCCCATCGTGGGCGCCAGCAAGGTTGCCCACATCGAAGACGCCGTGGCCGCGACCGAGGTGAAACTCGGGCCGGACGAGTTGGAGCGCCTCCAGGCGCCTTATGTGCCCCATCCGGTTCTGGGCCACTCCTGA